The DNA sequence GCTATCTCAATCCTTATCGTATTCGCTATAATGCTTGCCGGTCCTCTCTACAAGAGACCAAAAGAATGGACCACCTTAACAAATTTTTTTGTGTCCCTGATTGTCTCACTTTTTTCTTTCTTTGTACTTTTAAAGATTATAATGCGTGCATTCCTAACAGGAGGGAGAATTGATGCCTTCGCCATATCAACAAAGGATATTGGCAGGGCCCTCTTTGACAAGCTTACCCTTCCATTTGAACTTATTTCGCTTCTCATTGTTGTAAGTATTATCGGTGCGATCATGCTTGCCCTTTTCTCGAAGGAGGAAAAATGACAGAGGTATTTTTTTACAACAATCTCTATACATACCTTTTTGTCTCATTGTTCCTCCTTTGCTGTGGGGTATTGGGTGTTTTATACAGGAGAACCCTGATAGGCATGCTCGTATCCGTAGAACTCATCATGAATGGGGCAGGCCTGAACCTTGTTGCCTTTAACAGGTTTTCTTCGCAGGACAACCCCTACGGGATGATATTTACCCTGTTCATCATGGGAATTGCAGCAGCAGAAGCAGCTATTGCGCTGGGTATCATTATCTTAATATTTAGGAAGTACAAACATATAGAAGGCGGAGAAATAAAGGAGATGAAAGACTGACGTATGCATATTGAGAGTGCAAGACCACTTCTACCGATTACTATCATCCTCCTTACATCCATTCTCATTCTCATATCGAGGAAAAGACAGAATATAAGGGAATTCTGGTCTGTCGCCGGCTCAATCCTCACATTCATCTCCGTGGTAAGCATGGTCCCTGCTATACTGAATGGTAATAAAATCCTCTATACCTTGTCTACCATAGCCCCCGGTATCTCCTTAAATTTTAGAGTAGACGCCCTTTCTTTAGTTTTTGGAATTATATCTTCCTTTTTATGGATATTTGCAACCTTTTACAATATAGGCTATATGAGGTCCCTTAAAGAACATGCCCAGACACGGTACTATACCTGCTTCGCTATCGCAATACTTGGTGCACAGGGGGTTTCTTTTTCTGGAAGCCTCTTTTCCCTTTATCTCTTCTATGAAGTTATCACATTATTTACCTATCCTCTGGTTGCCCACCATCAGGATGAAGAGGCATATGAAGGTGGGAAAAAATATATCGTGTATCTTATGGGGACAGCCAAGGGGCTTCTTTTACCTGCTGTCATTCTTACCTATGTATTCACAGGGACCCTTGATTTTGCCGATAACATAACCAAGGGAGTTTTTACAAAAGGTGTAGATAATGTCTGGATCGTTGTAACGTATGTGCTATTTATCGCTGGATTTGCCAAGGCTGCTATAATGCCCCTTCATAACTGGCTACCTTCTGCGATGATTGCCCCGACACCTGTGACCGCCCTTCTCCATGCTGTTGCCGTTGTGAAGGCAGGTGTGTTCTGTATCTCAAGGGTCATGCTTTCAACCTTTGGCATAGAGCTCCTACATAGGCTGAACCTTGGTATATGCACCGCATACTTTGTGTCATTCACAATCCTGGCCGCATCCATTATAGCGCTGACCAAAGATGATATAAAGGCGCGGCTTGCATATTCTACTGTAAGCCAGCTTTCATATATAGTCCTCGGTGTAGCGCTCCTTGATAGTTCAGGGGTTCTCGGTGGCATCCTCCATATTGTGAATCATGGTTTTAGTAAGATCACCTTATTCTTCTGTGCAGGCGCTATATATGTTGTGACGCATAAGAAAAGGATTAGTGATATGGAAGGCATTGGTTATGCAATGCCCTTCACAATGGGGGCCTTTGCAATAGCATCCCTGAGCATGATTGGGGTACCGCCGGTTGCCGGATTTGTAAGTAAATGGTATCTACTTAAGGGAGCCCTGGGAATTCATAACCTAATTATTGTAATCGTCCTTATGGTAAGTTCAATACTTAATGCAGGTTACTTTGCCCCTATTACATTTAAGGCATTCTTTCAGGGCAAAAAGGTTGGGTGGACAAAGGGGGATATAAAGGAAGCGCCGGCCACAATGGTGGTCCCAATCGTGATTGCCTCTCTTATATCTGTTGCGCTCGGTCTTTTCCCGCAGTTCTTTGTAGGTCTTATCGGGAGGTTGCTGCCATGAATGTCCTTAAATATATTGAAGCATTAAGACGGAATATGAAAACGTTGAACATAGTTCTTATCGTCTATCTCGCAGTCCTTGCACTCTACGATGTTGCTCTGCGCCTTACCGAGGCGCACGGACACTACTGGATAGATACATTCCCGGCCTATTGGACTATATTCGGCGGCGTGGGTTGCTTTATTCTTATTAAAGTCGCCAAGGGCATAGCGCATCTATTTCTCTCAAAGGACGAGGACTACTATGGATAAGTGGATACACCCGGCCCTCTTCTATCTCCTTGGAAGTCTCTTGATTCCCTTCGTAAAAGGGAAAGCGAAGAAATTCCTTACCCTTCTCATCCCGATCCTTTCCATCATCGACGTTGCCTTCATGAAGACCGGTACATACGGAAGCGTAAGTTTTCTCAATATGAACCTTGTCTTCGGCAGGGTCGATAAGCTGAGCCTCGTCTTTGCCTGGGTTTTTGTCATCATGGCCCTTCTCGGTGCCATCTATGCACTCCACGTGAAGGAGAACGGGCACCATATAGCGGGTTTTTATTATGTGGGAAGCTCCCTGGGCGCCATCTTTGCGGGAGATTACCTGACACTTTTTATCTTCTGGGAGATTATGGCATTCTCCTCGGTATTTCTCGTCTGGTACCGCAGGGAAAAACGCTCGATTGATGCAGGATTTCGGTATCTCCTCGTTCACGTCTTTGGCGGACTCCTCTTCTTTACCGGCATGATGCTTTACTATGCCAAAACGGGCAACCTTGTTTTTAACAGCATACTCCCGGCTAATGCGGGTCTTCCGGAATACCTAATCCTTGCCGGATTCTCCCTTAATGCTGCCGTGCTTCCGCTTCATGCCTGGCTCCCCGATGCATACCCTGAAGCGACGGTGGCCGGTGCAGTATTTATGTGTGCCTTCACAACAAAAACGGCCGTCTACGTCCTGGCACGAGGGTTCGCCGGATTTGAGATACTTGCAATCCTTGGCACTGCAATGACCGTGTACGGTGTTTTCTATGCCGTCATTGAAAACGACATACGGCGTGTTCTTGCATATCATATCATCAGCCAGGTGGGTTACATGGTAGCAGGGGTCGGTATAGGGACCGAGATGGCTGTCAACGGGGCATGTGCCCATGCCTTTGCCCATATCCTTTACAAGGCGCTCCTCTTTATGGGTGCCGGTTCGGTCCTTTACATGACGGGAACTGCGAAGCTTTCAAAGCTTGGCGGCCTGTATAAATATATGCCGCTTACGATGATTTTCTATATTGTCGGCGCCATATCGATCTCCGGTTTCCCGCTTTTCAGCGGATTCGTGAGCAAATCCATGATCGTTGCCTCTGCCCATGAACAGGGAAGGCTCTGGCTTTTGACGTTCATGAATCTTGCCGGTATCGGTACCTTCTTATCCGTTGGTTTGAAGGTCACCTACTTTGCATTTTTCGGAAAGGAATCCGCAATAAAAACAAAGGAGCCTCCGAAGAGTATGCTCTGGGCAATGGGGCTCACATCGTTTCTCTGTTTGGTTATCGGTGTCTATCCGAAGCTGCTCTACAATCTTCTTCCATTTCCTGTGGAGTATCATCCATATACATTGCCCCATCTTTCTGAAACTTTGCAGATTCTCTCTTTTACAGGGCTTGTCTTCTTCCTCCTTGTGGGGAAGCTCACACCCGAGGATAAGATAAATCTCGATATGGATTATATATACAGGAAAGGTACAGGGCTTTTTATGAAGCTCGATGAAAGGGTGATAGGCCCTTTGGATACCCTGTGGGGCGAGCTTTATAGAATACTGGGTCTTAGACTGCTTTTTAAAAATGCAAGTGTGTCTGATGGGATTGACAGGAAGGTCATTGATGGGATCGTCGACGGTTCAGCAACCACAGTAAGGGGGGCTGGCTCGTTGGTACGGAGGCTTCAAACAGGAAAAATTCAGGCATACATAGGGTTCTCTTTATTAATATTTTTTCTTATTATATGGCTAATTTTAACCTGAATGTGAAGGATTGATGGCTATGGAACAGTACCTTTTGATGAATCCCCTGAAATTCCCGATACTCTCAACCACCATATTTCTCCCCCTTCTCGGGGTAATCATCCTCCTTGTGATGAGGGATGAGAAGGCTATAAAGGTCACCGCTCTGATCACGGGTATCATAAACCTTTTAGTCTCCCTACTGCTCTATTTTAACTTTAATCCAGATACATATCTCTTCCAGTTTGGTGAGTTTATACCGTGGATACCAGCCTATAACATAAATTACATACTCGGTATTGATGGCATTACTATCTTTTTGGTAATACTCACTGCCCTTCTTGCCCCTATCTGTGTCCTCTGCTCGTGGACTGCCATCGAACACAGGATTAAAGAGTTCATGTTCTGTATATTGCTCATGGAAACTGCCTTGATCGGGGTTTTCTGTTCCCTTGACTTTATTCTCTTCTATGTCTTCTGGGAAGCAATGCTTATCCCCATGTATCTCCTGATAGCAATCTGGGGTGGTCCGAAAAAGGATTATGCATCGATAAAGTTCTTCATATACACATTGTTTGGCAGTGTGTTTCTTCTTGTTGCGATTATTGCAGTGTATCTTGCTACCGGTAGTTTCAATATACCGAATGCGATGTTCAGAGAATACAGCCTTACATTTCAGTACTGGGTATTCCTTGCCTTTGCCATTGCCTTTGCTGTTAAGGTGCCGATGTTCCCCTTTCATACATGGCTTCCTGCAGCACATACAGAGGCACCTACTGCAGGCAGCGTGTTTCTTGCCAGTGTGCTTCTGAAGATGGGTACTTATGGGTTTTTGAGATTCTGCCTGCCCATTACGCCAAAGGCGAGCCTTTATTTTGCACCATACATGGTAGCGCTCTCCATTATTGCGATTATATATGGTGGTTTTGTATGCTTGAGCCAGACTGATATGAAGCGGCTGATAGCATTTTCAAGCGTTGCTCACATGGGATTCGCAACGTTAGGGATATTCTCATTTACCCTCTTTGGATTTGAGGGGGCCCTTTTACAGATGCTCAACCACGGTGTTTCTACGGGTGCGCTCTTCCTCTGCGTGGGCATTGTGTATGAAAGGACGCACAGTCGAGAGATTTATGATAATGCAGGCCTTGGTAAGATCATGCCTGTATACATGGGTTTCTTCGGTCTCTTTTCTATTTCAGCGCTTGCCTTTCCCGGCACAAATAATTTTGTTGGAGAACTCTATGTACTTATAGGAACATTTTCTCAAAATAAGGTTGCAGGTTTTTTTGCGGTAATTGGTGCTGTCCTCGCGGCAGCTTACATGCTGAGGTTATTAAAACAGATTGCATGGGGTAGAGAGGACAAGAGAACAATCAAGGACATGAATATAAGAGAGATTATATATTTACTGCCCCTTGCGCTTTTTGTGCTATGGATTGGGATTTTTCCTCGTCCGTTTGTGCATACTATAGAAAAGACACTGATTCATCTTGCTACACAGATGCAGGGTTTTTTTCATTAAAGAGGTAATGTTATGATGCTACTTTTGCCTGAACTGTATATGCTACTGGTCTCCGTGACATTTCTGTTCATCTCTCTCGGCAGGAGAAGAAAAAGCATCTTTATGTGTGCAAAATTAATATCCCTGCTTGGCCTTGTCGTTACACTCACCAGCATTACAGGCAGGGGATGGCTATTTCACGGTGCATACAAGATTGACCTTTTTTCGCAGGTATTCAAGGCGTTATTATCCTATGGTTTTTGTCTGGTCGTATTTATGCTTGATACAAAGGATGAGATAGAAGAAGGTTGCCTCCCTGAATATTTTATGTTTTTAAGCTTTTCGACACTCGGGCTTATGATGCTTGTGAGCTCAGTGGAGCTTATCTCAATTGTCATATCCCTGGAGGTTTCTTCTTATAGCCTTTACGTGATAATCCCCCTGAGAAAGGGGCAGACAAAAATTCAGTTAGAGGCATCAATGAAATATCTGTTTTTTGGTGCCATATCTACAGGTATCATGCTTTATGGTATGAGTTATCTCTATGGCATGTGCCATTCTACCTTTCTCTCAGAAATCCTTTTTATATTTCCAAAATTCATTGATCAACCGATAGGTATTCTTGCCTTAATCCTTACACTCACAGGATTTTTCTTTAAACTCTCCCTCTTCCCATTCCACTTCTGGGCCCCTGACGTTTACGAGGGCGCATCTAATACTACCACTACATTCATTGCAACTATCCCCAAGATTGCGGGTGCTGCCCTTCTCATAAGGATTACAATGCTTGCCTCTGCAGGGTCTTCACAATTTGTGAGTATCCTTATCATACTTTCTGCACTGTCAATGACCTTTGGAAACCTCGTGGCCCTTGTTCAAAAAGACATCAAAAGGCTTCTCGCCTATTCTGGCATTGCCCATGCGGGATATTTGATGATGGGTATACTTGCATTAAGCAGGGATGGCAGCGCATCAGCAATATACTACATTACTATATATTTATTCATGAACCTTGCATGTTTTTATGTGGTTATACTCCTTTCGAAAAAGGGTGAAAATATCGTGCTTAATGACCTTGTGGGACTTTCTAAAAGGGCACCACTTCTTGCATTCACCCTTGCGGTCTCTGCCTTTTCCCTTGCAGGCATCCCCCCAACCGGCGGTTTTACAGGGAAACTTTTTCTCTTTACAAGTGCTTTTAGGGAAGGTTACCTGACTATTGTAATCATAGGTGCGGTCAATACGGTCATCTCGATATTCTATTACCTTAACCTTGTAAGGATGAGCTACTCCAAAGAGGCACCTCTAATAGAGCCTATCAAGCTTTCCTTCCATGAGAAGGCCCTCTGCTATATCTTCATATTCCTGATCCTTTACATGGGCATCATGCCCTTTGGATTGTTAGGGATATTCACGGCTGCAATCTGAAAAAGTATATTTTCATCCCCCAACGGGAGATCAAAATTACCCTTGAATGGCGAGTACAGTAAAGGAAAGGTTGTTGCATGGGAATCTAGTGGTGTGGTAATTTATTCAAAAAAAGGAGGATTTCATCATGCCATACGTAAATATCAGGGTAACAAAGGAAGGTGTTACGCAGGAACAAAAGGCACAACTTATCCAGGGAGCAACAAAATTGCTCATGGATGTTTTGGGCAAAAAACCACAGACCATATTTGTTGTCATCGATGAGGTTGAAACTGACAACTGGGGGGTTGGGGGAGAGACGGTAACAGCCCGACGGAAACGGGGTCAGTAATAGCACTGCTTTACATATAGCTGAAGGCAAAAAGGGACAGGAGATGAAAAAAGATATTATTGTAATAGGAGCTGGCCTTGCGGGGATGGTGGCCACATATATGGCTCAAAAAGAGGGTGCAGAAATAGTACTGATTGATAGAGGATCAATCGGAATTGGAACAAATTCAGCAATGTCAAACGGAGTATTTGCAGGCCCTACCTCTCATTACAGCCCAGATGAGTATATCAGGGATACACTTAAGGTCGGAAGGATGATTAACAGCGAACCTTTTGTGAAGCTCATTGCACGAGAGGCCCCTGAAGCCCTTAACTTTCTCAGCTCTTTTGGGCTTGACATAGTGGAATCCAACGACCTTTATGCCTTGAAGTCTTCGCGTCCTGATATTATCCCCGGCGTGACTCTGGTAAAAAAACTGGCTGAGGTTGTAAAAAACCTGGATAGGGTTCATATCTTGACAGATTTCTATGTAGAAGAGATTTTGAAAAAGGAGAACCGGGTATATGGTGTGAGGGGTTTTGACAAAACAGGGAGAGAAATGGATATTTATGCCCCGGCTATTGTTTTAGCTACAGGCGGTGCTGGTGCCATCTATCTTAGGAATGACAATCAAAAAAACACGATGGGCCAGGGATACTACTTGGCTGCCAGGGCTGGCCTTGAGCTGTGGGACATGGAGTTTGTTCAGTTTTACCCCCTTGTGATTTCAGGTCCCCATCTTCCTTCTATGTTACATTATCCCCCATATCCCAAGGAAGCAAAACTAATCAACGCATCTGGTGATGATGTAGTAAAAAAATACGGGATGGATAATATCAATGAAGCCGTTATAAAGAAAAGGGATGAATTCTCTGCAATCCTCTTTGAGGAGATTAAGTCAGGCCCAGTATATATGGACTACCGGAATGTCCCTTCTTCATCATGGGGAAAACATCCCTTAAGTCTTTTGGCGAAGTTGAGGTTTGATTTTCGAAACAAACCTGTTCCTACATCCCCTGCTGTCCATTTTTTCATGGGAGGGGTGAGAACAGATGAACGGGGACATACCTCGCTAAAAGGTCTTTTTGCCTGTGGTGAAGTTGTATGGGGGCTTCACGGTGCAAACAGGAGGGGCGGGAATGCCCTGACTGAATGCGTTGTTTTCGGTAGAATTAGCGGACGCAGTTCAGCTCAATATGCCCTTGCCAACCGCTTGCCTTCTTTAGATTTAGAAAGGACACCCGGAGATAAGGCTTCTTACCCAACACCAACAGGTGGTCAGTTGAGAGAAATACGCCAGAAGATAAGAGAAATTGCATGGAATTACGCTGGGATGGTAAAGACCGGAAAGGGATTAGAAGAGGGTCTTGACAGACTTGAAGAGGTAGAGGGGCAGTTGAGAAAAACTGATTTCAAGGGTGTCATGGAAAGAAAACTGAAAGAAGATTTGGTGAGCGCATCCTTCATACTACGGGCAATTTTCTTCACAAGCCTTTCAAGAAAGGAGAGCCGCGGAAGCTTTATCCGCAAGGATTTTCCACAAGAGGATAATATAAACTGGCGGAAGAATTCATGCCTTGCATATGACCCGGAAAGAAACACGTTTTCCGTAAGTCATCACGATGTCATTGCCCCTATTTTTTTCCCACAGGCATGATATAAATGGGTTGTTCCTTTTCAGACATGTTTAAGGCCCTTCTCACATCCTCGTCTTTAAAACCTCCTATTACGACGGCCCCGAGCTTAAGGGGAATGGCCTGCAAATAGACATTCTGGGCAGCGTGACCGGCCTCCACATACATCCATCTTGGATTTGTCGAGCGCTCTGACATTCCGGAGAATACCAAGACTGCCGGGGCATTTTTAATGGGAGCCTGACCAACTGCATTGAATAGCTCGGCTTTTTTGTCTCCCCCGGAGATCTTTATGAGTTCATGGCCCCGGGGTTGATATTTATACATACCAATTGGAAGGTTGGTTACGTTTCCTGAAAGCAGATACACATTAAGCAGGTAAAGGACCCTTGCTGAGGGGGCTGTCCTCAGGCCTCTCCCGGGCTCTGTAATCCCCTGGGCTGCCCAGAGTATCTGGGATATCTCAGGGAGCGTTAAGGGTTCATCTCTGTAACTCCTCAAAGACCTTCTCTCCAGTAAGGCCTTCTCTACTGATACATCACCGTTATACCTGGGGAGTGGCAATTTGACGGCTTCTGTTTTGGAACCTTTATCCTGAGCGAGGGCATGTTGGCCTCCTCCGTAAAGGAGAAATGATATTGAGATTATCCAAAAAACTAAAAATGATAGAACAAAGATAGGCACCAAGGTATGTTTTTTCATACGTTACCTCCCAGGGAAATTTGGCAATAAACCGTCATTAAAATCCACATTATTAAGGGTATATTAATTTATATAATGCCGGTATTGCCTTATGTGTTGACCTTGAGCGGAGCGGGGACCAATCTGTTTTTATTCCCCTAATAAGGGGTTTTGTTTCATTCATGAGGATTGAGGAGGCCCCTAATTGATTTCCTTCTCCATCGTAGTCTATCGCAGGTATGACCCTGTACTGTTTCTTTTCTGAGTCTATTTCCACCAGGCTTAAGGTATATTTATATTTTTGATAGCCATTTGTCGGTAGCCCCATCCCTTCCCTCTGTTTTATATAATGGCTGATGGCCTGTTTCTTTTTAAACACAAAGGCAACCCATACCACAACCCTTGGGGGCATTGGCTGATAGCACTCGACCGATGCATAGATACCATCCTCATCTCCTTCAGAGTCTATTATATTGTCTATATCGGAATAAAAGGCAAATTTATCATCCTCATAAATCGATTTCCAGTTCCACATCCTTTATTTCCTCCCTTGCAGAAAGGTATTCCTATAGTAACAAATTACCACATTTTTCAGGCAATTAATAAGAAAATAGTTGATTTCCTTTTTGATTTGACTTACATCTATAAGGCTTTAAGGTACCCATCAAAAATTAAAAGGAGAAAATAAGGTATGGACTATAAAAGAATTATCCCCTGTCTTGACGTAAAGGATGGCCGTCTGGTGAAGGGGATACACTTTGTTGATTTGAAAGAGGTTGGCGATCCAGCGGAAGCCGGCAGGGAATACAGCGAGGCAGGGGCTGACGAACTGGTTTTTCTCGATATCATGGCAACGGTTGAAAAGAGAAAGACGATGATCGATGTTATTAAGAGAACGGTTGAGAGAATAACGATACCGCTTACTGTTGGAGGCGGTGTAAGAACTGCCGGGGACATTGAAGAGTTGATGAGGGCGGGTGTCTCAAAGGTTTCGATAAATACAGCGGCAGTGAAGCGCCCGGATGTTGTGAAAGAAGCTTCAGGCATGTTCGGTAAAGAAAGGATTGTTGTTGCGATAGATACCCGCAGCTCCAAAAAGGTCCCGTCTGGTTTTGAGGTGATGGTGGATGGAGGAAGAACGCCAACGGGCATTGATGCTGTTGAATGGGCAAAAAAGGTGGAGCAACTTGGGGCCGGTTCGATACTCCCCACAAGCATGGACGCAGATGGGACCCAGAAGGGATACGATATCCCGATGACAAGGGCAATAGCTGATGCGGTCAAGATACCTGTTATTGCATCAGGAGGTGCGGGGACACTCGAACACCTCTATGAGGCAATTGTTGATGGACATGCAGATGCGGTGCTTGTTGCATCAATTGCACACTTTGGCACATATACGATAAGACAGATGAAGGAATATCTGTCAGGACTGGGGATCCCGGTAAGGTTATAGAAAGAATACAGCTTTACTATTCGAAATTGTAAAAGGGGGTATAAATGAAGCTGAGTGAATATTTTGAGAACAAAGAAGGACGCGGTGTTATTGCAACCGCAGATTCTCATGGTTTTGTGAATGTAGCTGTTTACTCAAGACCTCATTTTATTGATGAAGAGACAATTGCTTATATTATGACCGACCGTCTGACGCACAAGAATTTGCAATCGAACCCTCATGCAGCATATCTTTTCATGGAGTCTGGTGAGAAGTTTGCAGGGAAAAGACTCTATCTTACAAAGATAAAAGAAGAGACAGACCCAAAGCTGATTAACGAAATACGGTGGAGAAAGACTTATGTGGTGCCCGAAGATCAACAGAAGGAACCAAGATACCTTGTATATTTTCATATAGATAGGGTGCTGCCATTGATCGGGGATAAAAAATGATGGAACATAAGGGCGGTCGCCCGGGTGCTGACAGACAAAAGAAGCATCCGCCTGTCGGTGAGAGATGTTTCATTCTCCTTTTATAGAGCATTCCGATGATTGGAAATGTCCGATATGCGGTGCGCCCAAAGGTGCATTGTTGAAAAGCAATGAAAGTATGTTGATGAAACAGATTTAAATGTGTTAAAATGGTTTTCAGGGGTGATAGTATGGAACTTTTAAAGGCAGTATCTGAGCGAAGGAGCATAAGGAAGTACAGGAGAGACCCTGTTCCTGACGAGATAATCCTTGAAATCCTCGAGGCAGCAAGATGCTCTCCTTCATGGGCAAATACCCAGGTCTGCAGGTACATTGTGGTGAAAGACCAGAAGGTAAAGGAGGAACTGAGCAATGCTCTGCCACCAACCAATCCGGCACATAATGCAATTATAGAGGCGCCCTGTGTAATATGCCTATTTGCCAAAAAAGGTTTGTCAGGGTTTTATAAAGGAGCTCCTGCAACTGACAAGGGGGGCTACTGGTTCATGTTTGATGCAGGGATTGCCATGGAACACATTGCCCTTGCCGCATGGAGCTTTGGTCTTGGAACTGTCCATGTAGGTCTTTTCGATGCAAAAAAGGCACAGGAAGTTCTCAAAATACCGGAGGAATATAGCGTTGTTGAGATGGCCCCTCTTGGGTATTTTGGTGAACCGCCGAAACCCACACCAAGAAGACCTCTAAAGGAGTCGGTATTCCTCGATTTCTACGGCCAACCCTATATCAAGTAAAATGCCCCACTGCGTAATATGCAGATAGATGGGATAAAAAGGCTATACCCCGAGAAATTTGTACAGGAAAAAATACGCAGTCATGTCCTCATTTCTGAACATTATGCAGAATCTTCTCAAAATAATCAAGTGACTGAGGATTGACCAGGGCATCTCTGTTGGTAACTGGCCTGCCATTAATTATATTCGTGATAGCGCTCTCTACCTTCTTCATATTGAATGTATAGGGTATATCAGGGGCCTCGAGAATTAAAGCAGGGACATGCCTTGGAGATGCCTTATCCCTGAGCGCTCTTTTTATCTTATCCTTCAAATCATCGGTAAGGGTTGCCCCAGGAGAAAGCTTCACAAAAAGGAGAACACGCTGGTCATTTTCCCAGCTCTGTCCTATGGCTACACTGTCGGCTATCTCATCAAATGCCTCTACAATATTGTAAATTTCAGCTGTACCTATACGAACACCCGATGGTTTCAATATGGCATCGGAACGTCCGAAGAAGGTTATGCCATGGGTATCACTGTAGAACTCCACATAATCTCCATGTCGCCATACATTCGGGTATATTGCAAAGTATGCATCTTTATACTTCGTATATTCGGGGTCGTTCCAGAAATAGAGAGGCATTGAAGGGGCAGGTGCTTCACAGACAAGCTCCCCCTGTTTGTCAAAAACTGGATTCCCCTTATCGTCGTATGCCTTCACCTTCATTCCCAGCGCAGGGGCCTGCAGTTGCCCGGCATATACTGGCAGCGTTGGAGACCCGATCGCAAAACAACCGTTGATATCAGTACCACCGGAGAGAGAATTAAAATGGACATCATCCTTGATATATTTATAAACATACTCGAATCCTTCAGCAGAGAGGGGAGAACCGGTCTGGCCGATTGCTTTCAGCGAAGTGAGTTTGAATAACTCTTTTGGTTTGAAGCCCTGACTCTTCAGCAGATTAATGTACGTTGCGCTTGTCCCGAAAAAGGTTATTTTCTCGTCATCTATCAGCTTCCACATAGTCCCCAGATCCGGATATCCAGGGTTCCCATCAAAGAGGACAATCCTGGCGCCAACTGCAAGTGAACTTATGAGCCAGTTCCACATCATCCAGCTCGGTGCCGTCATATAGATGATAGTGTCCTCTCTCTTCAAATCTGAATGGAGAACAAGCTCCTTCAGATGGTTGATCAGTATTCCGCCAACACCCTGTACCATACATTTCGGTTTCCCAGTTGTTCCTGAAGAAAACATAATATAAACGGGATGGTCAAAGGGCACCTGCTCGAATACAATCTCATCATCTTTTCCGCGGGCCAGGAAATCCTTGTAGAGAACAGCCC is a window from the Pseudomonadota bacterium genome containing:
- a CDS encoding NADH-quinone oxidoreductase subunit J, with amino-acid sequence MNFAEIVFVLIMFITFIGALMAVLSGSIIYAMIGLVTAMFGIAGLYVYLNAPFLAMMQILIYVGAISILIVFAIMLAGPLYKRPKEWTTLTNFFVSLIVSLFSFFVLLKIIMRAFLTGGRIDAFAISTKDIGRALFDKLTLPFELISLLIVVSIIGAIMLALFSKEEK
- the nuoK gene encoding NADH-quinone oxidoreductase subunit NuoK, whose amino-acid sequence is MTEVFFYNNLYTYLFVSLFLLCCGVLGVLYRRTLIGMLVSVELIMNGAGLNLVAFNRFSSQDNPYGMIFTLFIMGIAAAEAAIALGIIILIFRKYKHIEGGEIKEMKD
- a CDS encoding monovalent cation/H+ antiporter subunit D family protein, which codes for MHIESARPLLPITIILLTSILILISRKRQNIREFWSVAGSILTFISVVSMVPAILNGNKILYTLSTIAPGISLNFRVDALSLVFGIISSFLWIFATFYNIGYMRSLKEHAQTRYYTCFAIAILGAQGVSFSGSLFSLYLFYEVITLFTYPLVAHHQDEEAYEGGKKYIVYLMGTAKGLLLPAVILTYVFTGTLDFADNITKGVFTKGVDNVWIVVTYVLFIAGFAKAAIMPLHNWLPSAMIAPTPVTALLHAVAVVKAGVFCISRVMLSTFGIELLHRLNLGICTAYFVSFTILAASIIALTKDDIKARLAYSTVSQLSYIVLGVALLDSSGVLGGILHIVNHGFSKITLFFCAGAIYVVTHKKRISDMEGIGYAMPFTMGAFAIASLSMIGVPPVAGFVSKWYLLKGALGIHNLIIVIVLMVSSILNAGYFAPITFKAFFQGKKVGWTKGDIKEAPATMVVPIVIASLISVALGLFPQFFVGLIGRLLP
- a CDS encoding Na(+)/H(+) antiporter subunit D, producing MDKWIHPALFYLLGSLLIPFVKGKAKKFLTLLIPILSIIDVAFMKTGTYGSVSFLNMNLVFGRVDKLSLVFAWVFVIMALLGAIYALHVKENGHHIAGFYYVGSSLGAIFAGDYLTLFIFWEIMAFSSVFLVWYRREKRSIDAGFRYLLVHVFGGLLFFTGMMLYYAKTGNLVFNSILPANAGLPEYLILAGFSLNAAVLPLHAWLPDAYPEATVAGAVFMCAFTTKTAVYVLARGFAGFEILAILGTAMTVYGVFYAVIENDIRRVLAYHIISQVGYMVAGVGIGTEMAVNGACAHAFAHILYKALLFMGAGSVLYMTGTAKLSKLGGLYKYMPLTMIFYIVGAISISGFPLFSGFVSKSMIVASAHEQGRLWLLTFMNLAGIGTFLSVGLKVTYFAFFGKESAIKTKEPPKSMLWAMGLTSFLCLVIGVYPKLLYNLLPFPVEYHPYTLPHLSETLQILSFTGLVFFLLVGKLTPEDKINLDMDYIYRKGTGLFMKLDERVIGPLDTLWGELYRILGLRLLFKNASVSDGIDRKVIDGIVDGSATTVRGAGSLVRRLQTGKIQAYIGFSLLIFFLIIWLILT
- a CDS encoding NADH-quinone oxidoreductase subunit M is translated as MAMEQYLLMNPLKFPILSTTIFLPLLGVIILLVMRDEKAIKVTALITGIINLLVSLLLYFNFNPDTYLFQFGEFIPWIPAYNINYILGIDGITIFLVILTALLAPICVLCSWTAIEHRIKEFMFCILLMETALIGVFCSLDFILFYVFWEAMLIPMYLLIAIWGGPKKDYASIKFFIYTLFGSVFLLVAIIAVYLATGSFNIPNAMFREYSLTFQYWVFLAFAIAFAVKVPMFPFHTWLPAAHTEAPTAGSVFLASVLLKMGTYGFLRFCLPITPKASLYFAPYMVALSIIAIIYGGFVCLSQTDMKRLIAFSSVAHMGFATLGIFSFTLFGFEGALLQMLNHGVSTGALFLCVGIVYERTHSREIYDNAGLGKIMPVYMGFFGLFSISALAFPGTNNFVGELYVLIGTFSQNKVAGFFAVIGAVLAAAYMLRLLKQIAWGREDKRTIKDMNIREIIYLLPLALFVLWIGIFPRPFVHTIEKTLIHLATQMQGFFH